One Campylobacter concisus DNA window includes the following coding sequences:
- a CDS encoding PepSY-associated TM helix domain-containing protein codes for MLFKRNKIIFNIHLIIGLIATIPLLIMTLAAPFASYREEIKSAINEKYINLAPSEKPNLSLSEILAKAKSEIKFDTLENVQIGGENKAYSISVTKDKKLLNFFIDPRSGEVISEDWGEKTRMIILSLHRNLGLALLDSKVPANIGKQIVAISSIIMALLAISGLILYAPAIKRNLLNSLKIKPSAKGYACFYNLHTSLGTYVAILLVVMSLTGLYWSYGWVRNSVNSIFFELKPSQAQRVMPQRNLIPISDEKFKEIETAEQIFKDNVTLELKSLTINVPENNQSTYTINYETSESQVGKLKLDASAGKIKENKLVSKAESIPEAKKAGRKVLSLHTGEMFGEVGQIVFAISCVIAVLLIITGFLMTIKRSKAI; via the coding sequence ATGCTTTTCAAGCGTAACAAAATCATTTTCAACATCCACCTAATAATCGGTCTGATCGCGACTATACCGCTACTTATCATGACACTTGCAGCGCCATTTGCCTCTTATAGAGAGGAGATCAAGTCTGCGATAAATGAAAAATATATAAATTTAGCACCTAGCGAAAAGCCAAATTTAAGCTTAAGCGAAATCCTCGCCAAAGCAAAAAGCGAGATCAAATTTGACACTCTTGAAAACGTGCAAATCGGCGGCGAAAACAAAGCTTATAGCATCAGCGTCACTAAAGACAAAAAGCTCTTAAATTTCTTCATCGATCCACGTAGCGGCGAGGTGATCAGCGAAGACTGGGGCGAGAAAACTCGCATGATAATACTAAGCCTACATAGAAATTTAGGCCTTGCCCTGCTTGATAGCAAAGTCCCAGCCAACATCGGCAAGCAAATAGTCGCCATTAGCTCCATCATCATGGCGCTTCTTGCCATCAGCGGACTAATCCTCTACGCACCAGCAATCAAGCGAAATTTACTAAATTCGCTCAAAATCAAGCCAAGTGCAAAGGGCTACGCCTGCTTTTACAACCTCCACACGAGCCTTGGCACCTACGTGGCGATCCTGCTTGTCGTGATGTCGCTAACTGGCCTTTACTGGTCTTATGGCTGGGTTAGAAACAGCGTAAATAGCATATTTTTCGAGCTAAAACCAAGCCAGGCGCAAAGGGTAATGCCTCAAAGAAATTTAATCCCAATAAGCGATGAGAAATTTAAAGAGATCGAGACTGCGGAGCAAATTTTTAAAGACAATGTCACGCTAGAGCTAAAATCACTCACGATAAACGTGCCTGAAAACAACCAAAGCACCTACACTATAAACTACGAAACTAGCGAGAGCCAAGTGGGCAAACTAAAGCTTGACGCGAGCGCTGGCAAGATCAAAGAAAACAAGCTTGTTAGCAAGGCTGAGAGCATCCCAGAAGCTAAAAAAGCGGGCCGCAAAGTGCTTAGCCTGCACACTGGAGAGATGTTTGGCGAAGTCGGTCAGATCGTCTTTGCCATCTCTTGTGTGATCGCCGTTTTACTAATAATAACTGGCTTTTTGATGACCATAAAAAGGAGCAAAGCCATCTAA
- a CDS encoding outer membrane beta-barrel protein — translation MKNCVLKSVLALSLAGSFALAQGGFVGLEGGYDFSSKITSEGDGLKDNRPNIGIKGGYDFDVARVYGGYFYHAEAKNSENDTLNGVDGTVNMKWTTHKFVVGGDYTPTIANNFKLVAGLYTGLSVINYKANFNSNTVRATYDLTKSGWLIGTRLGAEYSFDGHNAIEFGIKADKSWYHAEEFDDLKSTDIGAYLGYTYKF, via the coding sequence ATGAAAAATTGCGTTTTAAAAAGTGTTTTAGCACTTTCACTTGCTGGCTCATTTGCTTTAGCACAAGGTGGATTTGTCGGACTAGAGGGCGGCTATGATTTTAGCTCAAAAATAACATCTGAGGGTGATGGGCTAAAGGACAATAGACCAAATATAGGTATAAAAGGTGGTTACGACTTTGATGTAGCTAGAGTTTATGGTGGATACTTCTATCATGCGGAAGCTAAAAATAGTGAAAATGATACACTTAATGGCGTTGATGGTACAGTGAATATGAAGTGGACAACTCATAAATTTGTAGTAGGCGGTGACTATACTCCAACAATAGCTAACAACTTTAAGTTAGTTGCTGGCCTTTATACAGGTCTTTCTGTGATTAACTACAAGGCTAATTTTAACTCAAATACTGTTAGAGCCACTTATGATCTTACAAAATCTGGCTGGCTAATTGGTACAAGACTTGGTGCTGAGTATAGCTTTGATGGACACAACGCTATTGAGTTTGGTATAAAAGCTGATAAGTCTTGGTATCATGCAGAAGAGTTTGACGACCTTAAATCAACAGACATTGGCGCTTACCTAGGCTACACATATAAATTTTAA
- a CDS encoding CTP synthase, which yields MAKETKYIFITGGVLSSLGKGIAAASIATLLKNSGLKVSVLKADPYINVDPGTMSPLEHGEVFVTDDGAETDLDLGHYERFLDESLSQDNNFTTGRVYSSVIEKERRGDYLGKTIQVIPHIVGEIVDRIKKAGEGKDVLIVEIGGTVGDIEGLPFLEAIRALRVEVGKKRALNIHLTLVPFIKVAGELKTKPTQHSVGELRRIGISPDIIICRSEMPLNRELKDKIAASCGVEKNCVIESLDSASIYQIPLSFLKQDILTPIAENLGFGELKPDMANWDSLVKRIIAPTNETTIAFVGKYIDLKESYKSLTEGIIHAGANLDARVNLRWIDSEKIEESNVNELLKDVDGILVAGGFGERGVLGKMQAIKFARENKIPYLGICLGMQLAMIEFARDVLGLEDANSMEFNKECKNPIIYLIDSFIDAHGKKQIRTHTSPLGGTMRLGAYNCDIKPKTLLAEIYGNAKSVKERHRHRYEANPKYKETFEKAGLIVSGESDGLVEAIELKDHPWFVGVQCHPEFTSRLTRPNPVILGFIKASLANHVK from the coding sequence ATGGCAAAAGAGACGAAGTATATTTTTATCACAGGTGGTGTTTTAAGCTCACTTGGAAAAGGCATCGCAGCTGCGTCTATCGCGACATTACTTAAAAATTCTGGCTTAAAGGTGAGCGTCTTAAAAGCTGACCCATATATCAACGTAGATCCAGGCACGATGAGCCCACTAGAACATGGCGAAGTCTTCGTCACAGACGATGGCGCTGAAACTGATCTTGACCTTGGTCACTACGAGAGATTTTTAGATGAGAGCCTAAGTCAGGACAACAACTTCACAACAGGAAGAGTTTATAGCTCGGTTATCGAAAAAGAGCGCCGTGGCGACTACCTTGGAAAGACTATACAAGTGATCCCTCACATCGTTGGCGAGATCGTTGATCGTATCAAAAAAGCAGGTGAAGGCAAAGATGTGCTCATCGTTGAGATCGGCGGAACCGTTGGCGACATCGAGGGACTACCATTTTTAGAGGCGATAAGAGCGCTAAGAGTAGAAGTTGGTAAAAAAAGAGCGCTAAATATCCACCTAACGCTTGTGCCATTTATCAAAGTAGCTGGCGAGTTAAAGACAAAGCCAACCCAGCACAGCGTAGGAGAGCTAAGACGCATCGGCATAAGCCCAGATATCATCATCTGCAGATCTGAAATGCCACTAAACCGTGAGCTAAAAGATAAGATCGCAGCAAGCTGTGGTGTGGAGAAAAACTGCGTCATAGAGAGCTTAGATAGCGCAAGTATCTATCAAATTCCACTCTCATTTTTAAAGCAAGATATCTTAACGCCGATCGCTGAAAATTTAGGCTTTGGCGAGCTAAAACCAGACATGGCAAACTGGGATAGCCTAGTAAAAAGGATCATCGCTCCAACAAACGAAACTACAATCGCCTTTGTAGGTAAATATATCGATCTAAAAGAGAGCTACAAGAGCCTAACTGAGGGCATTATCCACGCTGGAGCAAATTTAGATGCTAGGGTAAATTTACGCTGGATAGATAGCGAAAAGATAGAAGAGAGTAATGTAAATGAGCTTTTAAAAGACGTGGATGGTATCTTAGTAGCTGGTGGCTTTGGCGAAAGAGGCGTGTTGGGCAAGATGCAAGCCATTAAATTTGCTCGTGAAAATAAGATACCTTATCTTGGAATTTGCCTTGGTATGCAGCTAGCGATGATCGAGTTTGCAAGGGATGTTTTGGGCTTAGAGGATGCAAATTCTATGGAGTTTAACAAAGAGTGCAAAAATCCTATCATCTATCTAATAGATAGCTTCATCGACGCCCACGGCAAAAAGCAAATAAGAACGCACACAAGCCCACTTGGCGGCACTATGAGGCTAGGTGCTTATAACTGCGACATCAAGCCAAAGACACTTTTGGCTGAAATTTATGGCAACGCAAAGAGCGTAAAAGAGCGACACCGCCACCGCTACGAGGCAAATCCAAAATACAAAGAGACCTTTGAAAAGGCTGGTCTAATAGTAAGTGGCGAAAGCGACGGACTAGTAGAGGCGATCGAGCTAAAAGACCATCCGTGGTTTGTAGGCGTGCAGTGTCACCCTGAATTTACTAGCCGCTTAACTAGACCAAACCCTGTGATACTAGGCTTTATCAAAGCAAGTTTGGCTAATCACGTAAAATGA
- a CDS encoding carbon-nitrogen hydrolase family protein — protein MSENLNLISLTLKAKNATDRLEELANLVEAAPENSLLLASELCISGYDFDGFFAGANKAMLGGMIGSFDAMLLERLQEALSPDKFLGFTHLSSLNKSAGLAQISNLNPHQPKIYNEFLLLNSNNVFHSQFKAELFRPNLEHEIFAAGELSDINAFDFRGLKLGVLICFELRDSRLWAKLRGCDIIMVPAMWGKAREDAYLSLCKALAITNNCYVMISSSLDLELAGVFLPDGTLEQSAVFDANLIAQIKKNLGLL, from the coding sequence ATGAGCGAAAATTTAAACCTGATAAGCCTAACTTTAAAGGCGAAAAATGCAACAGATCGGCTAGAAGAGCTTGCAAATTTAGTTGAAGCTGCACCTGAAAATTCACTCCTGCTTGCAAGCGAGCTTTGCATCAGCGGCTACGACTTTGACGGCTTTTTTGCAGGGGCGAACAAAGCGATGCTTGGTGGCATGATAGGCAGCTTTGATGCGATGCTGCTTGAGCGCTTGCAAGAGGCGCTTAGCCCAGATAAATTTCTTGGTTTTACGCACCTTAGCAGCCTAAACAAAAGCGCAGGGCTCGCTCAAATTTCAAATCTAAATCCGCACCAACCAAAAATTTATAACGAATTTTTACTTCTTAACTCAAACAACGTCTTTCATTCGCAGTTTAAGGCTGAGCTTTTTAGGCCAAATTTAGAGCACGAGATCTTTGCTGCTGGCGAGTTGAGCGATATAAACGCTTTTGATTTTAGAGGACTAAAACTTGGCGTGCTGATATGCTTTGAGCTGCGTGATAGCAGGCTTTGGGCAAAGCTAAGAGGATGTGACATCATCATGGTGCCAGCCATGTGGGGCAAGGCCAGAGAGGACGCCTACCTTAGCCTTTGCAAGGCGCTTGCAATCACAAATAACTGCTACGTCATGATCTCAAGCTCGCTTGATCTTGAGCTCGCTGGGGTCTTTTTGCCAGATGGCACGCTAGAGCAAAGCGCGGTTTTTGACGCAAATTTGATAGCGCAGATAAAGAAAAATTTAGGGCTTTTATAA
- a CDS encoding DUF4492 domain-containing protein, translating to MIKNCLKNIASLYIDGFKNMKIGKKLWLLIAIKLIIMFGILKVFIFDETLNTKFQTDEEKSEFVIRNLIKE from the coding sequence ATGATTAAAAACTGCTTAAAAAACATCGCCTCTTTATATATAGACGGCTTTAAAAATATGAAAATAGGCAAGAAACTATGGCTTCTCATAGCGATAAAGCTTATCATTATGTTTGGGATATTAAAGGTCTTCATCTTTGATGAAACTCTTAATACCAAATTTCAAACCGACGAAGAAAAAAGCGAATTTGTAATTCGTAATTTAATAAAGGAATAA
- a CDS encoding cytochrome ubiquinol oxidase subunit I, whose product MSEMDFVDWSRAQFALTAIYHFLFVPLTLGLSFIIAIMETIYVKTGDKAWLEITKFWLKLFGINFAIGVATGIIMEFEFGTNWANYSWFVGDIFGAPLAIEGILAFFMESTFFAIMFFGWEKVSKKFHLLSTWLVAIGSNLSALWILIANGWMQYPIGMKFNPDTARMEMQNFFEVALNPLGVTKFLHTVTSGYTISALFVIGISAWFLIQKRHILLAKKSIVVASAFGLITSAFLLLSGDESAYLAAQKQPMKLAAMEGLYKGEKNAGLVAAGILNPAKKLGDDTEPFLLEIKVPYALGIMANRELDSFTPGINDLLYGNSEHNLISVEEKMAKGKVAIEALKNYKEAKKANDESLMKSSLSNLESNLNFLGYGYLKDAKDAVPPVALTFYSFHIMVALGTYFIALFAITLYLNLSRKYKFENIRAFLWICLFTIPLGYIAAEAGWIVAEVGRQPWAIQDLMTVGVGATNLSDSNVKISFILFAVLFTILLIAEIKIMLKQIKIGFNDHA is encoded by the coding sequence ATGTCTGAGATGGATTTTGTTGATTGGTCTAGGGCCCAGTTTGCGCTGACTGCCATTTACCACTTTTTGTTTGTCCCGCTTACGTTGGGGCTAAGTTTTATCATCGCCATTATGGAGACGATATATGTCAAAACTGGTGACAAAGCCTGGCTTGAGATAACGAAATTTTGGCTAAAGCTCTTTGGTATAAATTTCGCTATCGGTGTGGCTACTGGCATCATCATGGAGTTTGAGTTTGGCACAAACTGGGCGAATTATAGCTGGTTTGTAGGCGATATATTTGGCGCTCCACTTGCGATCGAGGGCATACTCGCATTTTTCATGGAGAGTACATTTTTTGCCATTATGTTTTTTGGCTGGGAGAAGGTTAGTAAGAAATTTCACCTGCTTTCAACTTGGCTTGTTGCGATCGGTTCAAATTTAAGCGCACTTTGGATATTGATCGCAAATGGCTGGATGCAGTATCCAATAGGCATGAAATTTAACCCAGATACAGCTAGAATGGAGATGCAAAATTTCTTTGAAGTCGCACTAAATCCACTTGGTGTCACTAAATTTTTACACACAGTAACTAGCGGCTACACTATCTCAGCTCTTTTTGTGATAGGAATTTCAGCTTGGTTTTTGATCCAAAAACGCCACATCTTGCTTGCTAAAAAAAGCATCGTCGTTGCTAGTGCATTTGGTCTTATCACTTCGGCATTTTTGCTACTTAGTGGCGATGAGAGCGCATATCTTGCAGCTCAAAAGCAGCCTATGAAACTTGCAGCCATGGAGGGACTTTACAAAGGCGAGAAAAACGCTGGCCTAGTTGCAGCTGGCATTTTAAACCCAGCTAAAAAGCTTGGCGATGACACTGAGCCATTTTTACTTGAGATAAAGGTGCCTTACGCACTAGGTATCATGGCAAACAGAGAGCTTGACTCATTTACACCAGGCATAAACGACCTACTTTATGGCAACAGCGAGCACAATCTAATAAGCGTAGAAGAGAAGATGGCAAAGGGCAAAGTAGCTATCGAAGCTCTTAAAAACTACAAAGAGGCTAAAAAAGCAAATGACGAGAGCTTGATGAAAAGCTCACTTTCAAATTTAGAAAGCAACCTAAATTTCTTAGGATATGGCTATCTTAAGGACGCAAAAGATGCTGTGCCACCAGTTGCACTTACATTTTATAGCTTCCACATCATGGTTGCACTTGGCACATATTTCATAGCTCTTTTTGCTATCACTCTTTATCTAAATCTCTCAAGAAAATATAAATTTGAAAACATAAGAGCCTTTTTGTGGATATGCCTCTTTACCATACCGCTTGGCTACATCGCAGCTGAGGCTGGCTGGATAGTAGCAGAGGTCGGCCGTCAGCCATGGGCGATACAAGATCTCATGACCGTTGGCGTAGGAGCTACAAATTTATCTGACTCAAATGTCAAAATTTCATTTATATTATTTGCTGTTTTATTTACGATCTTGCTGATAGCCGAGATCAAGATCATGCTTAAGCAAATAAAGATAGGATTTAACGATCATGCATAG
- a CDS encoding protein-L-isoaspartate(D-aspartate) O-methyltransferase — protein MTQLEAIKCQNLASDIADEITLSPLLFDAISTTEREIFVPIPAHAYKLDAQPILGNQWISSPLTVAKMTMALECENVDNILEIGCGSGYQAAILSKLAHRIFSVERIEKLAMEAKKRFETLKIKNVHVRYDDGNNGWRSYAPFDRILLSAAANEISPNLFAQLKNGGILVAPMKKDGKQFIAKFRKDESGNLEKEFLDECLFVPLLEGRE, from the coding sequence TTGACCCAATTAGAAGCGATAAAATGCCAAAATTTAGCTAGCGACATAGCCGATGAGATCACGCTAAGTCCGCTTTTGTTTGACGCGATATCAACGACAGAGCGTGAAATTTTCGTGCCTATCCCTGCACATGCTTACAAGCTTGACGCGCAGCCGATACTTGGCAACCAGTGGATCAGCTCGCCGCTAACTGTGGCAAAGATGACGATGGCGCTAGAGTGCGAAAATGTGGATAATATCCTAGAAATAGGCTGTGGCAGCGGCTATCAAGCAGCGATATTAAGCAAGCTCGCACATAGAATTTTTAGCGTCGAGCGCATAGAAAAGCTAGCCATGGAGGCAAAAAAACGCTTCGAGACACTAAAGATCAAAAACGTACACGTAAGATATGATGATGGTAACAACGGCTGGCGAAGCTACGCGCCGTTTGATAGAATTTTACTCTCGGCTGCTGCTAATGAGATATCGCCAAATTTATTCGCTCAACTAAAAAATGGCGGCATCTTGGTCGCTCCGATGAAAAAAGATGGCAAGCAGTTTATCGCTAAATTTAGAAAAGATGAGAGCGGAAATTTAGAAAAAGAGTTTTTAGACGAGTGCCTTTTTGTGCCACTTCTTGAGGGCAGAGAGTAG
- a CDS encoding outer membrane beta-barrel protein has protein sequence MKSSFLKASMIACAVCSFAMAEGAFIGYEGGYSFASNWKEKTTDGESASVRKGQFNSGVKAGYDFDSFRAYGAYFYSFQTKKQIEDDDDRFTVKWKKHSLLAGVDYTPSITEDIKLVAGGYTGVSRLLISRDDENKKFYDTGFVLGAKFGAEYLLDQNNILEAGIKTDYTFYKADDVSRVRESNIGLYVGYTYKF, from the coding sequence ATGAAAAGTTCATTTTTGAAAGCTAGCATGATTGCATGTGCGGTTTGCTCATTTGCTATGGCAGAGGGAGCATTTATTGGTTACGAGGGCGGATACTCTTTTGCGTCAAATTGGAAAGAGAAAACAACAGACGGCGAGAGCGCAAGCGTTAGAAAAGGTCAATTTAACAGCGGCGTAAAAGCTGGTTATGATTTTGACAGCTTTAGAGCTTACGGTGCTTATTTTTATAGCTTTCAAACAAAAAAACAAATAGAAGACGATGATGACAGATTTACTGTTAAATGGAAAAAACACAGTTTGCTAGCTGGAGTTGATTACACTCCAAGTATCACTGAAGATATTAAACTTGTTGCAGGTGGCTACACTGGCGTATCTAGACTTTTGATAAGCAGAGATGACGAGAATAAAAAATTCTATGACACAGGATTTGTTTTAGGCGCTAAATTTGGTGCTGAGTACCTACTTGATCAAAACAACATCCTAGAAGCTGGCATAAAAACTGACTACACTTTCTATAAGGCAGATGACGTTAGCAGAGTTAGAGAGAGCAACATCGGTCTTTACGTAGGCTACACTTATAAATTTTAA
- the recJ gene encoding single-stranded-DNA-specific exonuclease RecJ: MLTKEDIRNLLARRFCNDIHKKLSEIPTPSALKDIYKGANRIKEAIERNEHIAIVGDYDVDGVVSSVILAEFFDDLGVKNYLVKIPNRFKDGYGLNPEIIDELASDVSLIITVDNGISANEAASICKEKGIDLIITDHHMPPAILPEAYAIINPKQEDCNFPNIEICGAEVAWYLVGALKDVCKLNYDMSKFLELLAIAIIADMMELRDMNRMLVRMGICKLNTSKRSAFCVIKEFYGKDKFECDDISFLIAPLINSAGRMDDAMNSFNFLRAKSIEEAYNYLDTIIEFNNSRKEEERQLFECSLKDVKENDEVIITWGEQWHEGVIGIVASRLAKHFAKPAIVFSIDKGRAKGSARSVGKLDILSLIASHEDLLTSYGGHKGAAGLTLAPENLEKFKEAINKSCSCLNMQECKSSDELLGDIMPSEIDFELLEILEFYEPYGQKNPRPVFKIENAVVKNERLIGRDQNHLKLILQKDNKTLEALFFNFTRHVRVGEMIDIIFCVSKNSFRGLVTPQLLIREIL, translated from the coding sequence ATGTTAACTAAAGAGGATATTAGGAATTTACTAGCACGTAGATTTTGTAACGACATACACAAAAAACTTAGTGAAATTCCAACGCCAAGCGCCCTAAAGGATATCTACAAAGGCGCTAATCGCATCAAAGAGGCGATCGAGAGAAACGAGCATATCGCTATTGTTGGCGATTATGACGTTGATGGCGTGGTTTCAAGTGTGATTTTAGCCGAGTTTTTTGATGATCTTGGCGTAAAAAACTACTTAGTAAAGATCCCAAACCGCTTTAAAGACGGATACGGCTTAAACCCTGAGATCATCGACGAGCTTGCAAGCGATGTAAGTCTAATAATCACCGTTGATAACGGCATCTCAGCAAATGAGGCAGCTAGCATATGCAAAGAAAAAGGCATCGATCTTATCATCACAGATCACCACATGCCACCAGCCATTTTGCCAGAAGCATACGCCATAATCAATCCAAAACAAGAGGACTGCAACTTTCCAAATATCGAAATTTGCGGTGCTGAAGTGGCTTGGTATTTGGTTGGAGCGCTAAAGGATGTTTGCAAGCTAAACTACGATATGAGCAAGTTTTTAGAGCTTTTAGCCATCGCGATAATCGCTGATATGATGGAGCTAAGAGATATGAACAGGATGCTCGTTCGCATGGGTATTTGCAAGCTAAATACCTCGAAGCGCTCAGCATTTTGCGTCATAAAAGAGTTTTACGGCAAGGATAAATTTGAGTGTGATGATATCAGCTTTCTTATAGCGCCTCTTATAAATTCAGCCGGACGCATGGACGATGCGATGAATTCATTTAACTTCTTGCGTGCAAAGAGCATCGAAGAGGCTTACAACTACCTTGATACGATTATCGAGTTTAACAACTCTAGAAAAGAGGAGGAGCGCCAACTCTTTGAGTGCTCGCTAAAGGACGTAAAAGAGAACGATGAGGTCATCATCACTTGGGGGGAGCAGTGGCATGAGGGCGTGATAGGCATCGTGGCTAGCCGCCTTGCGAAGCACTTTGCAAAACCAGCTATCGTCTTTAGCATCGATAAAGGCCGCGCAAAAGGCAGTGCTAGAAGCGTTGGCAAGCTTGATATCTTATCGCTCATCGCAAGCCACGAAGATCTGCTAACAAGCTACGGCGGTCACAAAGGTGCAGCAGGGCTAACTCTTGCGCCTGAAAATTTGGAAAAATTTAAAGAGGCGATAAATAAAAGCTGCTCATGCCTAAATATGCAAGAGTGCAAAAGCTCAGACGAGCTACTTGGCGACATAATGCCAAGCGAGATAGACTTTGAACTACTTGAAATTTTGGAATTTTATGAGCCATACGGACAGAAAAATCCACGCCCAGTCTTTAAGATAGAAAACGCTGTCGTGAAAAACGAGAGGCTCATAGGTAGGGACCAAAACCACTTAAAACTTATCTTGCAAAAAGACAACAAGACACTTGAGGCGCTATTTTTCAACTTCACAAGGCACGTTAGAGTAGGCGAAATGATAGATATCATCTTTTGCGTATCTAAAAATTCGTTCCGCGGTCTTGTTACGCCGCAGCTTTTGATAAGAGAAATTTTATAG
- a CDS encoding ribonucleotide-diphosphate reductase subunit beta: MNRKRIYNPSSNENLTDRRVFNGNPHGILNFTKAKYEWALKLWDLMEANTWFPKEVDTTDDVRDYAYNLTEAEKRMYDLVWSQLISMDSFQTNNLADNINPYITAPEINAVLSRQAYEEANHSKSYAVMVEAICDNTDLIYEMEKHDDVLREKNDYISSVYEELAGEVTDEKLLLAMVANQILEGIYFYSGFTAIYALARAGKMLGSAQMIRFIQRDEITHLLLFQNMINSVRKERPDLFTPETEAKIYDMFEKAGNLEIKWGKYITQNQIMGFTDDIIEQYIHYLIDQRLVAIGLKRKYNVAHPIKWVDDFAKFNDQKSNFFEAKVTNYSKGSISFDDF; the protein is encoded by the coding sequence ATGAACAGAAAACGCATCTACAACCCAAGTTCAAATGAAAATTTGACCGACAGAAGGGTCTTTAACGGCAACCCGCACGGCATTTTAAATTTCACCAAGGCAAAATACGAGTGGGCGTTAAAGCTTTGGGACCTCATGGAGGCAAACACCTGGTTTCCAAAAGAGGTCGACACCACCGACGACGTGCGCGACTACGCCTACAACCTCACAGAGGCCGAAAAACGCATGTACGACCTTGTCTGGAGCCAGCTCATCTCGATGGATAGCTTTCAGACAAACAACCTAGCTGACAACATCAACCCTTACATCACCGCACCAGAGATCAACGCCGTGCTAAGCCGCCAAGCCTACGAAGAGGCAAACCACAGCAAGTCTTACGCTGTCATGGTCGAGGCGATCTGTGACAACACCGACCTCATCTACGAGATGGAGAAGCACGACGACGTTTTGCGCGAGAAAAACGACTACATCTCAAGCGTTTATGAGGAGCTTGCAGGCGAAGTGACTGATGAGAAGCTACTTCTAGCGATGGTTGCGAACCAAATTTTAGAGGGCATCTACTTTTACAGCGGATTTACAGCGATCTACGCTCTAGCTCGCGCTGGCAAGATGCTAGGCTCAGCGCAGATGATACGCTTCATCCAACGCGACGAGATCACACACCTGCTTTTGTTTCAAAACATGATAAATTCAGTCCGCAAAGAGAGGCCTGACCTTTTCACACCTGAGACTGAGGCGAAAATTTATGATATGTTTGAAAAAGCTGGAAATTTAGAGATCAAATGGGGCAAATACATCACTCAAAACCAAATAATGGGCTTTACAGACGATATCATCGAGCAGTACATCCACTATCTCATCGACCAACGCCTAGTTGCGATCGGCCTAAAACGCAAATACAACGTCGCTCATCCGATCAAATGGGTCGATGACTTTGCGAAATTTAACGACCAAAAGTCAAATTTCTTTGAAGCAAAGGTGACAAACTACAGCAAAGGAAGTATCAGCTTTGACGACTTTTAA